The genomic segment GCCGATCTTGTACTTGGGGTCGTTCAGGGCGGAATTCAGCACGAAATCGGTCTTGATGAGTTTGGCCGTCGTCTTGAGGTACGTGACGAAGTCGGTTTTGCCGCGGTTCGGGTCGGACGACGGGGCGATCGAGAACGGGGACGACGCGACCTGGAGCAGGGCGTACGACTCGAATTTACTCGGCAGCAGCGTCCACGCGGCGTAGGCCAACCCGGACCCGAGCATCGCCCCGCAGAACAGGATCATCATCCAGTGCAGCTTGAGGTACGTGAGTACCATCGTGCCGCCGCCCCCGGCGTCCGCCGCGCGGGGTCGCTCCGGCGCCCGCGGGGTCGCGTGGCGGAGGAGGATCGGGCGGTCGGCCGCGTGGGCTTGTGGGGCGGACGTCGGACCGGTCATAAGTGGCCTGCTTCCGTTCAGGCTGGACCCGCGGGCCGGGTCGGCGGGGCGGACGTCTTGTCCGCCCGGACTCGTCTGGTTTCAAACCGCGTCCCCGCGGGGACCATTCACTTCGTGGTCGGCGTCACGCGAACGCCGGGCGGAACGGGGCAAACCCGCCGAGCGGATTCACCGGGGCCGGTCGGACGACTAACCGCCCGAGCGCCCAGAGCTGCAGCCCGAGCAGAGCCAGGCCGAGCGGCATCATCAACCAGCCGTGCAGATCGTGGAGGAAGTGCAGGGTCGCTTTCTCCTGCGTCATCGTGTACGCGACGCCGGTCGCTGTGATCCGAAGGACGTTCGTGACGATCGCGATGGGGACGATGCCGAGCAGGATCATCAGTTTTTCGAAGCGTGTCCGGTCGAGTAGGATGACCGCCCCGACCGCGAACGCGGCGAACGTCATCAGCATCTTCAGGCCGCTGCACGCGTCCACCACACCGAGGGTCACGTCGTCGATCAGGATGACGTTGCCCTCGGCGATGGCCGGGTGGCCGATCGTCTGCAGGAGATACGTGCTGGCGGTTGTGGCGACCAGCTTGAGCGGCGCACCGACATTCTGCTCGATCTCGTAGGGCAGCGGCACCATGAAAACGAGGAACAGGAGGGCAGGGGCCGCGCCCTTCAGCATCCGCACCCCGCCGACCGCGAGCGTCACCGCGATCAGCGACATCATGAGGGCGAGCGCGTCGAGTTGGTAGAACAGTAGGCCGCCGGCGAGCCACCGCAGCCCCAGCGCGGCGACCAGAATCGTACATCCGACGATCGGCCACGGTCCGCCCCCGATGAGGCGGGCCAGGCCGCCGCGCCAGAGGACGTAAGCGGAGAACAAGGGGACGAGGAACCCGTGCGAATACTGCGGGTCTGACACCCACTTGCCGTACATGAATTCGAAGGTCGGAAAGAACGCCCACACGACGAGGGCGACCGCCGGGATCAGGGGCCACAGCAGGGCGAGAGGCGCGGCCGGGGGCGGAATCTGTGGTGTAGTGCGCGACATCCTTGCCTCGTCCGGGGTCGGGTCGCGCGGCCGTCCGTGGTCGCGCGGTCATCCGGGCGGGGATTGTGTTCGAAAACCCCCACCCGGTGCAACCCCATTTCTGAGAGATCCGCGGCAGGCTTCTTTTCCGGCCGTAAGACATACAATCTCAGCACTTAAATACCGCCGCCCGGGAGTCGACCGATGGCCGATGCCGACCTGAACGCGTTTCTTCGGACCCAACTTGCCGACCTGAAGACCAAGGGGCTGTACAAGGCCGAGCGGCGGATCGAGTCGCCGCAGCGGGCGGCGATCAGCGTCGCGGCCCACGAGGTCGTCAACTTCTGCGCGAACAACTACCTAGGTCTGGCGAACCACCCGGAAATCGTCGCGGCTGCGGACGAGGGGTTGAAAGCCTGGGGGTACGGGCTGTCGTCGGTCCGGTTCATCTGCGGGACGCAATCGATCCACAAGCAGCTCGAAGCCCAGATCGCGCGGTTCTTCCGCAAAGGCGACAGCATTCTTTACATCTCCTGCTTCGACGCGAACGGCGGTCTCTTTGAACCGCTGCTCACCGACCAGGACGCGATCCTCTCGGACGAACTGAACCACGCGAGCATTATCGACGGCGTCCGCCTCTGCAAGGCCCAGCGGTTCCGCTACAAGCACAACGACATGGCCGACCTGAAGGCCAAGCTGGAGGAAGCCAAGAACTGCCGGTTCAAACTGATTTTCACGGACAGCGTCTTCAGCATGGACGGCGACCTGGCGAAACTCCCGGACATCTGCGACCTGGCCGACCAGCACAAAGCGTCCGTGGGCATCGACGACTGCCACGCGACGGGCCACCTGGGCGCGACCGGCCGCGGGGCGGCGGAGGAACTGGGCGTCCTCGACCGGATCGACATTATCACCGGGACGTTGGGTAAGACGCTGGGCGGGGCGAGCGGCGGGTTCACGGCCGCGTCGGCCGAAGTGGTCGACTGGCTCCGCAACCGCAGCCGGCCGTACCTGTTCTCGAACTCGGTTCCGCCCGCGCTGGTGGCCGCCGGGATGAAGGCCCTCGACCTCGTGGACACCGCGGCCGACATGCGGGCCACCCTGAAGGCGAACACGGCTCGCCTCCGTGCCGGACTGGAGGGCGCTGGGTTCACGATCAAGCCCGGCCCGACACCGATCCTGCCGGTGATGCTGGGCGACGCCGCGGTTGCTACGAAGATGGCCGACGCGCTGTTGGCGAAGGGGATTTACGTGATCGGGTTCAGCTACCCGGTGGTTCCGCAGGGCCAGGCCCGCATCCGCATCCAAGTGTCGGCGGCCCACACGACGGCCCAGATCGACCGGGCGATCGCCGCGTTCCACGAGGCGGGGCGGGAAGTGGGGGTGATTGGGTGATGAATGAGATGTTAGACACAGTAATTGACCAGACGTAGTCCTTAAACAAGCGGGTTTATTACACGTTTCCCACGTTGATTCAGTCGACGAACTCCCCCGAAGCCCGCCGCGGGTCGGGGTCTGTTGCATGATTCGATGTTTGACCCGGCCTCCTCCCTTCCACCCCGCGGCTCGTTCGGCGTTTCCGCGGATCGGGCGATGACCAGCGGGTGGTGTCCCCACCGCCCGTCGTGCGTGATGTCCTGGCCCTGTTTGGACCGTCCGGCGGTCCCCACGATAGCGGACGACTCGCTATTAGGGATGGCGGTTCCGGCTCCCCCTCTCCGCGTGAGTGAGGGGATGAGGTCGCGACTTCTCCCCCCAAGTCGTTCCGTCCCGAGCGGCGGAAGGGTAGAAACACAATCAGCGATTCTTAACTCATCGGAAAGTCATTTGGCTGATCGAACGGCGCCATCCCGTCAATCATTTCTTGGCTTCGATGGTACCGGAGTCCAAATAAATCGTCAGATCCGGCCGCACTTTGGCCAACAACTTGCCGCCCCCTTCCGTGACCTTTGTCCCACGGAGGGTCACTTTCTTGAGCGATTTGATTTTAGCAATCTGGTTGAGGCCCGCGTCAGTTATCTGAGTGTTCGGCGCCCAAAGGTCAGTCAATCGCTGACACTTTGACAAGTGCATCATCCCAGCATCGCTGATTCTAGTGGATTCAACTCTTAATTGATTCAGATTGGCGATTTTATCCATATGCAAAAGGGCGGCATCAGAAATATTGCTATTAAATCCTATATGCAAGCTGTTGAGATTTCTCACGCCCGTCAAATGTACGATGCCATCATCCGTTATCTTGGTATTACCGTATAAATAAACAATTCCGAGCGTTTGACATTTTGCTAGTTCTTTAAGATGCTCGTTTTCGACTGGGCTTTCACCGAAATCGACAAAATACAGACGCGGCATTTTCTGCAAATTCTGAAAAAAATTCCTGCTAATAGCAGGAGACGATTTCAACTCTAACCGCGAAAGGGGCATTGATGTAATTTTATCCAATCCCATCTTTGTAACGGTTCCAATTTTACCCAGATCGATAAGAGTCAATTCTTGAAGTGATTGCAACTCGTTAAGTTTTGCCAGAACCGCATCGTCTGCGGCAGCCGCCCCACACCCTAACTGTTTCAAATGACCGAATTTCTTGAGCGAATTGATTGTTTTGTTCGACAATCCAAGTTCGCATACCAATGAGTCTAGAGTCTTGACCGCGGGCAATTTAGCCAACGCCTCTAATTGTTCGTCACTTATAGGCAAAAAAGAGGCCGGCCCACTCGGCCAGATACGTCGAAGATGGTTTAGATTGGCAACGATAGGTAAAAAGGTCTCGTCCACGAATTTCGGGTTGAGTTGGCGAGTGGGAACAACGGACACAACTCCCATAATAACAAACGGCATATTGGGCAACTGTGATCCGGAATCGATATTGATTTCTGATCCGTCAGACATTATCAGGGTTAGCGTGAAATAATCGATTAACTTCTCCGCGCACTTCCGTTCAGTCCGGAACACGTTGGCATTCCCGCCCAGGTCTTTGGGCTCAACGATCGCGTTCTTCGTCAACAGTTCCTTCAGTTCTTTCTCGGCGGTCGAGGCATGTTCGTCCATCTTGGCTTTCGTGTACTGGCCGATCGCCTCTTGGTACGACTTTTCCAGAATTTCCCGCTGTCTGACCAGATTCTTTCGCAGTAGCGATGGCGCCGTATTCGGAAGACTCCCGTCGGTCTCGAACGCCCGCCGTTGGTCGAGAATCTCGTCGACTTTTTTCTTGTTCGCGGCCGACCGCCACTTCTTCTCCTCGGCCTCGAAGTACTTCTTCGCGTCGGTCTCGATCTTCTTCATCTCCTTCTCGTACAATCCCTTCGCTTTTTCTAGCTTCTCCCCAACTTTATCCGCGCTACGCAGGTTTCCTGTAGACGCAACCACCATAAGAACAAGACAAATAAACGATAGTATTTTCTTCTTCATGGTGCGTCTCTCTTCCGGAGAGTCGTAAACTGAAGGAAATTAGTGCGCGGTAGGTCCGGACAGCGGATTGGTACTAGTCTAAACCTCGGCAAACTCACGTTCAACGCATTCCCGGGAAGCGGGAAACGGTTCTCATCAACCCCTCTTTCTTCATCGACGTGGAGAGGGTTTATACGTTCCGTATCCGTCACGCATCCCAGGATTGGCTAACCGACGACGAACTCTGACCGAGAGCCGGTGTCTCGCACCACCGGCCATTCCGCCCGCCGCGCACGCGAATCGCAGATCAATACGCGTGCCGTTGGCGGCCGAAGATCATCTTCCAGGCGGTCAGGACGATGATTCGCAGGTCGAACATCGGGTTCCAGTGGGTGATGTAGTAGAGGTCGTACTGCACCCGCTTGCGGAGCGACGAGTTCCCCCGCCAGCCGTTCACCTGAGCCCAGCCGGTGATCCCGCACTTGACCGCGTGGCGGGCCATGTAGTTCGGGATCGTCTTGCGGAATTTGTTGACGTAGTAAGGCCGCTCCGGTCGCGGGCCGACGAGACTCATGTCGCCGCGGAGGACGTTGAAGAATTGCGGCAGTTCGTCCAAGTTCGTCGTGCGGAGGATCGACCCGAGGCGCGTCCGGCGCGGGTCTTTCTGCGCCGTCATCGCGGGCCCGGCGACTTCGGCGTTAACGCACATCGTCCGGAACTTGAGCATCGAGAACGACTTCCCGTTCAACGAACACCGCTCCTGGCGGTACAGGATCGGCCCGGTACTCGTCACCTTGATCAGGGCGGCGATGGCCGCCATGAACGGGGCGAACAGCGCGATCGCGAACAGGGACAGCCCGATGTCCATGATCCGCTTCACGACGAGGTTCAAGCCGTGGTACGGGCTCTCGCGCAGGCCGATGAAGGTCATGCCGTGGAGCGTGCTGGTCGTCAGCGAGAGCGCCGTGAGCGCGGGCACGTCCGCGACGAGGCGGACGTCCACGAGCGTCTGCGACAGGACGTCGAAGACCCGCCGGGCGTCCGAGTACCGGTTGAGCGGTAGTGCGATGAAAACGTGCTCGATGTGCTGCTCGTAGACGAACTTCGGGAGGTCCACGATCGGGCCGAGGACGGGGTGGTCGAAGTGGGTCTGCCCGTGCTGGTCGTCCACGTAGGCGACGGTCTGAATGCCCATCCAGGACGCGTTTTCGAGCGACCGGGCCGTCCGCCGCGCGAGCCGGCCGGTGCCGACGATGAGCGCGTGACTCTGGTTGTACCCGCGAGAACGGAGCCGGCCGAGGACCGACCAACTCACCCGGCGGCACGCGAGGACGCCGGCGAACGTCAGCACGCCGAAGAGGACCATCGCGAGCCGGGATTCGTACGGGTATTGCCGGGCGAAGTTGGTCGACATCACCAGCAGCGAGAGCAGAGCCACGCCCTTGCCGACGGCGACCATTTCTTCCCGGAACCGCCGCATGCGGTGAATCTCGTACATCCGCGTGACGCGGTACGAGACGAGACACAGAATACAAATGAGGGGGAGGTTGCGGACGCAGAGTTCGAAATCGGGCTGGTGGTTGTTGACGAGCGGGATGCCGGTGTCGAACCGGACCATGTACGCGCCGACCCACGCCGCCGAAGTAACGACGACGTCCCAGACCATAAACCAAACCGAGAGCGGTTGACTACTTCGCTTGACCATCGGACTTCCCGCCGTCGGGTGGCAAACGCTGGGGTCGCGTTTTAGCACCAACGGTCGAAAGGTGTCAAGTCAGCTAAGATGCCAGCCGGTGAACGCGCTGGACGATCTCTAACCCCACCAACTTTACACGCAAAACGGTAAAATAGGCAACTTAAAGAACTTAAAAGATCTCATAATTCGGAAGGATAGCCCGCAAATGATGAACGCCGACCAACTCCTCGCCCGCCTGTACGCCCTCCGCAAGGACTACGCCGACGACCCGGAGGACGAAACCTATCAGGCTTTGCACCACGCATTTATGTTCATCTCTTACAACATCGGCGCGTTCAAGGAGTACGTGAAAGCGGAAGCAGAAAAAACTGGCGGGGACTGATCCGAGCGTATCAAATGACGCGATTCGGGGGATTTTCACCCGTCTAGCGGTCGAACGGTCGACCGTCGGGACGGGTTCATCCTCTTTATCTCGACGCGTCGACCGATGTATGGGGCAGGAATGACGTCTCCCGAACTGCGACAGGAGGTTGCAGGTGCCCCGCCCGACCACGCCCGGCCGTTTTGCCGACCAGTCCGCAACGATTCACCGCCAGCTGCTTCGTGCGGAAATTCTGGAATCCCGCGACGTCCCGGACGCAACGGGGCTGACTGCCACCGGCGCGGCCGCGGGGACCGCACCGATCGTCACTGTCTATAACAGCGACGGCTCGGTTCACCTCAGCTTTCTGGCTTTTGAATCGACGTTCACGGGCGGCGTCACCGTCGCGGTGGCGGACGTCACGGGAGACGGTGTTCCGGACGTGGTGGTGGTGCCCGGCGCCGGCGGCGGGCCACTGATGAAAGTGTTCAACGCCGAGACCGGGGCGCCGGAATTGTCTCGGTTCGTCTTTGAAGACTCATTCCGCAACGGGCTCACGGTCGCCGCGGGCGACGTGACGGGTGCGGGGTACGCCCAAATTCTGATCGGCGCCGGCTACGGCGGCGCGCCGCGCGTGCAACTTTACGACGCGGTGACGAACACCACGATGCGCGATTACTTCGCGTTCGACCCGAACAGTCGTGGTGGGGTGTCGGTTGCCATCGCGTCTCTGGTTCCGAACGGGCCGGAGGAAATCATCACCGGCGGAGTCAACGGCGCGACGCCGCAGGTGACCGTGACCGACGGGGCGAACAACGTCACCCTGGGAACGTACACCGTCAGTGGTTCGACGAATTCCACCTCGGTGTCGCCCAGCCTCCGGGATCTGTTGGACTCCACCCCCGTCGGCAACAGTGTGACTCCGGTCGGGGTCAGTGTGACGGTCGGAAATCCGGATTCACTCGGCGTCCGCCACCTGCTGATTTCGCTGTACGATTCCACCACGATGGGACCGCAAATCGACGTCGACCCGACGACGTTTGCCACGCTGCCGTAGAGCGCGGCCATATTTGCCAGTTCGTCAGTTGAAAATCACGCTTTCGACAAGGCAATGGGGCGAGCGGCGGACTTCCGTCCCCGCCTCGCCCCATGTCACTCATTCGCAATCTTCAGTACCCGCCCGTTGTCGCTATCGGCGATGTAAAGCTCGCCAGTCTTCGGATGCGGCACGACGCCGTGCGGCCGCTTGAGTTCCAGCTTGAGCGGGTCGCCACCCACACCACCGTTTCCGGCTTTCCCGGTCCCGGCGACGAGTTCAACGATTTCTTTACCGGGGAGATACCGGCGGATCTGGTGGTTTTCGGTATCGGCGATCAGGACCGAGCCGTCCTTGTCGCACCACAGGAATTTCGGCCCGTTCATGGCGGCTTTCAACGCGGGGCCACCGTCGCCGCCGATGCCGGCCTTTCCGGTGCCGGCGACGGTGCGGATCTTCCCTGCGGCGTCGACCACGCGGAGCCGGTGGCCGCCGCGCTCGAGGACGTACAGGTTCCCCTTGCCGTCGGTCGCGACCGCCCGGGGGTCGATTAGCGGTTGCTCGGCCGCCGGTTCGCCATCTTTGGGTTCGCCCTTTTTGCCGGTCCCTGCTACCGTGGTGATGACCCCCGTACTCATGTCGATCGCGCGGACGCGGCGATTGCCGATATCCGCGATGTACATCGTCTTCGCACCGGGGCCGAACGCGATGCAGATGACTTCCGCCAGCTCGGCCGCAGCAGCGGGGCCGCCGTCACCCGCGTACCCTTTTTTGCCGGTCCCCGCGAAGGTCGTGACCGTGCCGGCCGCCGGGTCGTATTTGCGGACCTTGCTGTTGAATGCATCCGCCAGATAAATCACGCCGTCCGGGGCAACGAGCAGGTTGTGCATACCGTTGAACTCAGCCTTCAGGGCCGGGCCGCCGTCGCCCGCGGAACCCTTCTTCCCACTCCCAGCGAGGGTCGTGAGCGTCCCGTCGGGGGCGATTTTCCGCAACCGCTCGCCGCCGGCCATCTCCACGAAGTAGATGCTCCCGTCCGCGCCAAAGTCGACGGCAAAGGGCTGCACGACCTTCGCCCCGGCGGCCGGACCGCCGTCGCCCCCGGTCCCGCCGGCGACGAGGACGACCTTGCCCGCTCGCGCGGACGGAGCAGCGAGGATGACAAGCGCGGCTGTGAGTAACGACAGACGGAGCAGATGGGTATTCATGGGTGTGCGCGAAAACGTGTTCGGGGCGGGCATGTGAAAAACAAACTACCGACGATACCGGACGCGGTCAACTGACCGGTCGGACGATAACGGCCGGAATGCGCGTTGGACAAATCGTGTCTCGGTCGGTAACGAAAATGAAGGACGTTTTTATCGGGGAGGAGTGCCCGTGCACCCGTTCGAAGTCGTGTTAATCCTGATCGCGGTCGGCATCGGGCTGGGCATTCTGGCGCGGTGGTGGGGGATACCGTACCCGATTTTGCTCGTCGTCGGTGGACTACTCCTGAGTATTCAGCCGTGGGCTCCGCCGTTCGCGCTGGAGCCGAACATCGTGTTCATCGCGTTCCTCCCGCCGCTTCTGTACGCTGCCGCGTTCAATATCGAATGGTCTGCGTTCCGCAGCCAGCTCCGTCCGATCACGCTCCTGGCGGTCGGGTTGGTCATGTTCACGACCGTACTCGTCGCGTGGCTCGCCCACGACGTGTTCGGGATGCCGTGGGCCGTGGGGTTTGTACTCGGGGCGATTGTCTCCCCGCCCGACGCGGTGGCGGCCGGCGCGATCACGCAGCGGGTCAAGGTGCCCCGGGTGGTCTCCACGGTCCTGGAAGGCGAAAGCCTGGTGAACGACGCCTCGGCACTGGTTACGTACCGGATGGCGATCGCCACGGTGACTTACGGCACGTTCTCACTCTGGGAAGCCGGGAGCCAGTTCGTGATCGTCAGTGTCGGGGGCGTGGCGGTCGGTCTCGGCGGCGCGTGGCTGATCCTGCAGCTGCACCGCTGGCTGCGGTGGACCAAGCTGGGTGACACGAAGATCAACATCGCGCTCACCCTGCTCACGCCCTACGCCGTTTACCTACCGTCGGAACACATGCACCTGTCCGGCGTACTCGCGACGGTGGCGGCCGGGTTGTTCGTCGGGACGCGCTGCCCGCTCGTGTTCACCCGCGAGTTTTACACCGAGGCCCGCGCGGTGTGGGAAATGATGGAGTTTCTGCTGAACGGTTTGATCTTCATCCTGATCGGCTTCCAGCTTCCGCAGGTACTCAACGATCTCAGTTCCGAATACACCGTCGGACAACTTGCGGCTTACGCACTGGCTGTCTGCGCGGTGGTGGTCGCGGCGCGGTTGATCTGGATGTTCCCGGGTGCGTACCTCCCGCGGTGGCTCGACCGTCAATTCTTGGGGTATGGCGACCCGTACCCGCCGTGGCAGTCCGTGATCGTGGTCGGGTGGACGGGGATGCGCGGCGTGGTCTCGCTAGCCGCGGCGATGGCAATCCCCAAGGTGACCGATATGGGCGACGTATTCCCGTACCGGGATCTCATCCAGTTCCTTACGTTCTGGGTGATCTTCGCCACCCTCGTCGGCCAGGGGCTCACCCTGCCGTTCCTGATCCGGTTCCTGGGCGTCGACAAGATCGCCGCGGCCGAACCGCCGGATGAGAGTGAAGCGGCTTGTCTGAATGAACTGCCACCGACGGAGGGGGGCGAAGCGACGTAGTGGGTGCGGTCGTCTGCCTGCTTCCGCGAATGCACCCGGGCCTACGCGATTGTGCCCTTCGCCACCCACCCCAGCGCCTTTTCCAGCGATTCCATCGGCAGCCCGATGACGTTGCTCACCGAGCCCGTTTCGACTGTGAGATACGGGTCGTCGGGCACCTGGATGGCGTAGGCGCCGGAACAACCTTCCCATTTCCGCGTGCGGAGGTACGAGTCAAGTTCCGCCTCCGTAAGCGACTTCATGCGGACGCGGCTGACTTCCTGCCACGTAAACTGCCAGTCGCCCGGGCGGACCCAGAGGCAGACGCCGGTCCAGAGTTCGTGGACCGTGCCGGAGAGGGCCGTCAGGATGCGCCGGGCGTCGGCCTCGTCGTCCGGCTTGCCGATCACTTTGCCGTTCAACCAGCCCACGGTGTCGGCCGCGATAATAACGCCATCGGGCACCTTCGGGGCGACGGCCTCAGCCTTTAGCCACGCGAGTTCGGCGACGTAGTGCCGGCAGTCTCCGAGCCGCGCTTCCGTCGGTTCGGGGATGTTCGATGGCAGCACGTCGAACGTGTAGCCGTGTAGTTTCATCAGTTCACGGCGGCCGAGCGACCCACTGGCGAGGGTCAGGCGGAACGGGACGTGTTGGCCCATGATTCGAGTACCGCGCGGAGCGGCCCCCAGAGTTTGTCGGGCGTCAGGTCGGGCATGCAGACGAGGCTGTTCGGGCACTGCTTGAGATAGCTGCCGTGACACGCGACGGCCGTTTCCACCCCGCCGCCGGGTACGCCGTAAGGCCCGTGTCGCGCGACGAGCGTGCAGGTGTATGGTGCCACGCAGGGTCGGCCGAGGGCGGCCGCCAGGTGCAACGGGCCGGTGTCGTTCGCCACCACCACATCGGCCCGGGCCAGCACCGCGGCGAGTCGCGGGAGCGATGTCTTCCCGGTTAAATCGAGGTACGGCCCGCGCAACGCCCGCGCAGTCTCGGCCGATGCCGCGGTATCGTCGGCCACCCCAACGAAGATCACGGACCCGTCGAACGCGGCGCGTGCCCGGTTCGCGAGTTCGGCAAAGTGCGCCGGCGGCCAGCACTTCGTCACCCACCGCGAACCGACCGCCAGGGCGAGCCACGGTCGAGGTAACGTCGCCAGGTCGCGTGCCGCCGCTTCCAACTCTTCCGATCGGAGCGGTACGACGAATCGCTTCGCACCACCGCCAGCCCCAAGTACGGACGCGATTCGCCAGTAGCGGTCGACCGCGTGGATCTGGTCGGCGTCGGGAACGGCGATGCGGTGCGTGTAGAAGTGTCGACTCCCCTCGCGGGCGTTGGCGAAACCGACGCGAACCGGGGCACCGCTCGCCGCGCACATCAGGCCGGTACGGAGAAGACCCTGCAAGTCGATCACCAGATCGAACCGCCGCTTTCGCAAGGCGTCCAAGAATTGCAGTGCGTAACGTGCTGCCCGAATGGGGCTCTTTTTGAACGCGCCGCGGTCGAACGCGATTGTGTCGGTTAGGTGCGGGTGGCCGGCGAGGAGTGGTTCGTAAGCCTTGTTCACGACCCAGGAAATCTGGGCGGCCGGGAACCGTTCGCGCAGGGCCGTAAGCACCGGAAGGGCGTGAACGATGTCGCCCAGCGCGCTCGGCTTGAGCAAAGCGATCCGTCGGGGCTCTACGTCGGTCAGAAGCATTCCGGATACGCACCAACTGAAATTTCCGAACGGACGCCCGCTCGCCTGGGACTGTGTGAATTCCCATCCGATCCGGCTCTTTCAAGCCGCTTTCGTTGCGACCGATGGCCCTTTTACCAGCGGCAGCAATCCCACGACGAACAATAAAACCGCGGCGGCCGCGGCGTAAGGAAGGATGCGGGAATCGTGTTCCTTGAACACGACCGAGCCGATGAACGGCCCGAGAATGCGGCCCAGCGAGGCGCCGGACTGGTTGACCCCGAGGACTTCGCCCTGGCGGGTCGGGTCGGTCCGTTTGGAAACCAAAGCGCTCACGGACGGGTTGACGAACGCGAACCCGGTCACGGCTGTGGCACCGGAAAGGCAGAAGAGGAACTTCAGATTGTCAACCGCCCCGGGGGAGGGTCTGAGCATGTACGCCCCCCACGCCACGCACACCAGCCCGCCCATTCCGAGCAGCATGAGCCCGATGCCGAGCGTCATCAACTGGGTCTCCGGCCACTTTCCAGCGAGCGGCCGGTAAAGGCCCCCTTGAGCCACCATGAGTACGGCCCCGACGCCGGCGAACAGCAAAAAGTTCTGCTCGTCGTTCATGCCGAATGCGTCATGCGTAAAGAGCGCGAGCGTGGCCTCGAAGTTCGCGAAGGCAAAGATGACGAGGAAGTAAATCAACACGAGCGGGCCAACGGTCGGCATGCGAAGGACTTCGAGCGTCCGCCCGAGACTGAAGAAGTGCCGCGGTGGAAGATTGGCGTTCGGCCGCAACGTCTCGGGGAGCTTGACCGCGGCGAAAATGAGCGCGAGTAACGACAACCCCGAGGCGATCGCCCCGACGCCCCACTTCTGGTCTTCAAACAATTTCAGCCCGGCGTAAGCGATGAGCGGTCCG from the Fimbriiglobus ruber genome contains:
- a CDS encoding undecaprenyl-phosphate glucose phosphotransferase → MVKRSSQPLSVWFMVWDVVVTSAAWVGAYMVRFDTGIPLVNNHQPDFELCVRNLPLICILCLVSYRVTRMYEIHRMRRFREEMVAVGKGVALLSLLVMSTNFARQYPYESRLAMVLFGVLTFAGVLACRRVSWSVLGRLRSRGYNQSHALIVGTGRLARRTARSLENASWMGIQTVAYVDDQHGQTHFDHPVLGPIVDLPKFVYEQHIEHVFIALPLNRYSDARRVFDVLSQTLVDVRLVADVPALTALSLTTSTLHGMTFIGLRESPYHGLNLVVKRIMDIGLSLFAIALFAPFMAAIAALIKVTSTGPILYRQERCSLNGKSFSMLKFRTMCVNAEVAGPAMTAQKDPRRTRLGSILRTTNLDELPQFFNVLRGDMSLVGPRPERPYYVNKFRKTIPNYMARHAVKCGITGWAQVNGWRGNSSLRKRVQYDLYYITHWNPMFDLRIIVLTAWKMIFGRQRHAY
- a CDS encoding Maf family protein, producing the protein MGQHVPFRLTLASGSLGRRELMKLHGYTFDVLPSNIPEPTEARLGDCRHYVAELAWLKAEAVAPKVPDGVIIAADTVGWLNGKVIGKPDDEADARRILTALSGTVHELWTGVCLWVRPGDWQFTWQEVSRVRMKSLTEAELDSYLRTRKWEGCSGAYAIQVPDDPYLTVETGSVSNVIGLPMESLEKALGWVAKGTIA
- the kbl gene encoding glycine C-acetyltransferase, with amino-acid sequence MADADLNAFLRTQLADLKTKGLYKAERRIESPQRAAISVAAHEVVNFCANNYLGLANHPEIVAAADEGLKAWGYGLSSVRFICGTQSIHKQLEAQIARFFRKGDSILYISCFDANGGLFEPLLTDQDAILSDELNHASIIDGVRLCKAQRFRYKHNDMADLKAKLEEAKNCRFKLIFTDSVFSMDGDLAKLPDICDLADQHKASVGIDDCHATGHLGATGRGAAEELGVLDRIDIITGTLGKTLGGASGGFTAASAEVVDWLRNRSRPYLFSNSVPPALVAAGMKALDLVDTAADMRATLKANTARLRAGLEGAGFTIKPGPTPILPVMLGDAAVATKMADALLAKGIYVIGFSYPVVPQGQARIRIQVSAAHTTAQIDRAIAAFHEAGREVGVIG
- a CDS encoding Na+/H+ antiporter; the encoded protein is MHPFEVVLILIAVGIGLGILARWWGIPYPILLVVGGLLLSIQPWAPPFALEPNIVFIAFLPPLLYAAAFNIEWSAFRSQLRPITLLAVGLVMFTTVLVAWLAHDVFGMPWAVGFVLGAIVSPPDAVAAGAITQRVKVPRVVSTVLEGESLVNDASALVTYRMAIATVTYGTFSLWEAGSQFVIVSVGGVAVGLGGAWLILQLHRWLRWTKLGDTKINIALTLLTPYAVYLPSEHMHLSGVLATVAAGLFVGTRCPLVFTREFYTEARAVWEMMEFLLNGLIFILIGFQLPQVLNDLSSEYTVGQLAAYALAVCAVVVAARLIWMFPGAYLPRWLDRQFLGYGDPYPPWQSVIVVGWTGMRGVVSLAAAMAIPKVTDMGDVFPYRDLIQFLTFWVIFATLVGQGLTLPFLIRFLGVDKIAAAEPPDESEAACLNELPPTEGGEAT
- a CDS encoding exosortase/archaeosortase family protein; the protein is MSRTTPQIPPPAAPLALLWPLIPAVALVVWAFFPTFEFMYGKWVSDPQYSHGFLVPLFSAYVLWRGGLARLIGGGPWPIVGCTILVAALGLRWLAGGLLFYQLDALALMMSLIAVTLAVGGVRMLKGAAPALLFLVFMVPLPYEIEQNVGAPLKLVATTASTYLLQTIGHPAIAEGNVILIDDVTLGVVDACSGLKMLMTFAAFAVGAVILLDRTRFEKLMILLGIVPIAIVTNVLRITATGVAYTMTQEKATLHFLHDLHGWLMMPLGLALLGLQLWALGRLVVRPAPVNPLGGFAPFRPAFA
- a CDS encoding glycosyltransferase family 9 protein, whose amino-acid sequence is MLLTDVEPRRIALLKPSALGDIVHALPVLTALRERFPAAQISWVVNKAYEPLLAGHPHLTDTIAFDRGAFKKSPIRAARYALQFLDALRKRRFDLVIDLQGLLRTGLMCAASGAPVRVGFANAREGSRHFYTHRIAVPDADQIHAVDRYWRIASVLGAGGGAKRFVVPLRSEELEAAARDLATLPRPWLALAVGSRWVTKCWPPAHFAELANRARAAFDGSVIFVGVADDTAASAETARALRGPYLDLTGKTSLPRLAAVLARADVVVANDTGPLHLAAALGRPCVAPYTCTLVARHGPYGVPGGGVETAVACHGSYLKQCPNSLVCMPDLTPDKLWGPLRAVLESWANTSRSA